In Gammaproteobacteria bacterium, the genomic stretch AACCCTGTTGACGTGTCGCGTTCATGGGGTGTTCACGTAGCCGCTGCCGGCCTGGATGACGAACGACCGCGAGGTGCTGCCGTCGGAAACCGTCACGGTTGCACTGGCCGCGGTGCCGCCATAGGCGTTGAAGGTCACGTTGGTGGCGCTTGCCGTTACGCCCGCCGGTGCCGAACCCGCCAGGTTCCCGCTCAGGCCCTGGACGGTCTGGGCGCCGCCGCCGCATGGCACGGTGGTACTGACCGCATAATTGTTTGCCGCGATCGTGAAGCTGGTCGGGCATCCGCTGCTGCGAGCGTAGCGCTGGGCATCACGTGCAGCGGCGGCCAGGGCATCCTGGTACCCGCGCACGGCCAGTCCGCCGGTATTCAGGCGGCTGCTGGCGCCGATCACCAGCACGCCGATCACGACGATGATGACCATGAGCTCGATAAGCGTGAAGCCGCGTTGTTTCATGACAATAAATTAGCACAGCCGGGCCCGCCGACCCATCGGCGGAGCCGCCACTTGGCGCCGTTTTGCACGCTTCCATCTTCCGATTGCGGGCGGCTGATGGAGGCGAGGAGGCCGGCGGGCGGACTGGCGGGCCGGAAAGAAAGAAGGCGCCCCGAGAGGCGCCTTCTGTCAGTTCAATCGGCGGTGGACTATCAGGTGCCCAGTGCCGTGAACGAAGCCGAGTACGTGGCCGTGCTGTCCTGCACCGTGCAGGATACGGCAGCGTCGTCAGCCACGGCAGACGCCGTGAT encodes the following:
- a CDS encoding prepilin-type N-terminal cleavage/methylation domain-containing protein — protein: MKQRGFTLIELMVIIVVIGVLVIGASSRLNTGGLAVRGYQDALAAAARDAQRYARSSGCPTSFTIAANNYAVSTTVPCGGGAQTVQGLSGNLAGSAPAGVTASATNVTFNAYGGTAASATVTVSDGSTSRSFVIQAGSGYVNTP